A genomic window from Caballeronia sp. SBC1 includes:
- the gspI gene encoding type II secretion system minor pseudopilin GspI, whose translation MLKLAPGPRHGPKPKLNRTRGFTMIEVLVALAIIAVALAASLRAVGALATGEADLHRRLLAGWSADNELAQLRLTHTWPDIGSRTFDCSQGNLKLICTDRVSTTPNPIFRRVEVIVESPGISGNLAQMVMVVANETSRSL comes from the coding sequence ATGCTAAAGCTCGCGCCCGGCCCTCGTCACGGCCCCAAACCCAAACTGAACCGCACGCGCGGTTTCACGATGATCGAAGTGCTCGTCGCGCTGGCGATCATCGCGGTGGCGCTGGCGGCGTCGTTGCGCGCGGTGGGCGCGCTTGCGACTGGCGAGGCGGACTTGCATCGGCGCTTGCTGGCTGGTTGGAGTGCCGACAACGAACTCGCGCAATTGCGGCTCACCCATACGTGGCCCGACATTGGTTCGCGGACGTTCGATTGCTCGCAGGGCAATCTCAAGCTGATTTGCACCGACCGGGTATCGACAACGCCGAATCCGATTTTCCGGCGCGTGGAAGTTATCGTGGAGTCGCCCGGCATCTCCGGCAATCTCGCGCAAATGGTCATGGTGGTGGCGAATGAAACCAGCCGTTCGCTCTAG
- a CDS encoding type II secretion system protein J, which translates to MKPAVRSRRDARSARGTRGDRGFTLIEMLVAIAILAVIAVLSWRGLDQIMRGRTTITNAMEDERVVAQLFDQMRIDARQAATDDEAGQAAVSIGGNALQIVRGVYAQGAAPRLQVVRYRLTDSGRVVRFASPPLGNVGDVRRALSASDNSDGWTAIPLMGGVSTFATRAYVPKTGWTMRMGDVTAQITQNDNNLKVPQLGNSPLPRAVTGIQIAVGAHNLALPITRVFLIGE; encoded by the coding sequence ATGAAACCAGCCGTTCGCTCTAGGCGCGACGCTCGTAGCGCTCGCGGCACGCGTGGCGATCGCGGTTTTACGCTGATCGAGATGCTGGTCGCCATCGCGATCCTCGCGGTGATCGCGGTGCTGTCCTGGCGTGGCCTCGACCAGATCATGCGCGGCCGCACGACCATCACGAACGCGATGGAAGATGAACGCGTGGTGGCGCAATTATTCGACCAGATGCGCATCGACGCCCGCCAGGCCGCTACCGACGATGAAGCCGGCCAGGCCGCGGTGTCTATCGGCGGGAATGCGCTGCAGATTGTCCGCGGTGTCTACGCACAAGGCGCGGCGCCGCGCTTGCAGGTCGTGCGTTACCGGCTGACCGACAGTGGCCGGGTGGTACGTTTTGCGTCGCCGCCGCTGGGGAATGTGGGTGATGTGCGGCGGGCGTTATCGGCGTCGGACAACTCCGACGGCTGGACCGCGATACCGCTCATGGGCGGCGTCTCGACCTTCGCCACGCGCGCCTACGTGCCCAAAACCGGCTGGACGATGCGCATGGGTGACGTAACGGCGCAAATTACGCAGAACGACAACAACCTGAAAGTGCCGCAGCTCGGCAACTCGCCGTTGCCGCGCGCGGTGACGGGCATTCAGATCGCGGTCGGTGCGCACAATCTGGCGCTGCCGATCACGCGCGTGTTCCTGATCGGAGAATGA
- the gspK gene encoding type II secretion system minor pseudopilin GspK, producing MRSSSGQARRFRLRSSRASKQRGVAIISALLVVALSAIIVSGLLWRQQVQVRRIENQRLLAQAQWISRSALDWTRLILRSEADSAPTVTYLGGVWGVPIAKTRLSDFLGQIGDVRAQQGASTYLSGSIEDAQAKFNLRNLVSTPTPGLLIINVQEIASFQRLLTLLGLDASLAKTVALQIRAGLAQSATRFQTQSTTAAANTTPAATLAAIAQGGGTGGGNFTDDPGLADADSNAPVAPLQMINVESLLDVPGFSPEAVEKLRPFVTVLPTTTSVNMNTATAEVIAATVPGMTLSQAQAFVARRETVFFHDVSDVTLALTGAGVKTATIDPNQMDVTTKYFLIHGRVQHERAEVDRTTLVYRDPATHTTRIVYVRDQL from the coding sequence ATGCGTTCTTCATCGGGTCAGGCGAGACGGTTCAGGCTCAGGTCATCCAGGGCCTCGAAACAGCGTGGCGTTGCGATCATCAGCGCGCTGCTGGTCGTGGCGTTGTCGGCGATCATCGTGTCGGGATTGTTGTGGCGCCAGCAAGTGCAGGTCCGCCGTATCGAGAACCAGCGGCTGCTCGCGCAGGCGCAATGGATCTCGCGCAGCGCGCTCGACTGGACCCGGCTGATCCTGCGTTCCGAAGCCGATTCCGCGCCGACCGTCACGTATCTCGGCGGCGTGTGGGGTGTGCCGATCGCGAAAACGCGGCTGTCGGACTTCCTCGGACAAATTGGCGACGTGCGGGCGCAGCAGGGTGCATCAACTTATTTGTCGGGATCGATTGAAGATGCGCAGGCCAAGTTCAACCTGCGCAACCTGGTCTCCACGCCCACGCCCGGCTTGCTGATTATCAATGTGCAGGAGATCGCGTCGTTCCAGCGCCTGCTGACGCTGCTCGGGCTCGATGCGTCGCTGGCGAAAACCGTCGCGCTGCAGATTCGCGCCGGGCTGGCGCAATCGGCTACGCGGTTCCAGACGCAATCGACAACCGCCGCCGCGAACACCACGCCCGCCGCCACACTGGCCGCGATCGCGCAAGGCGGGGGAACGGGCGGCGGCAATTTCACCGACGACCCCGGTCTTGCCGATGCCGACAGCAACGCGCCCGTCGCGCCGCTGCAGATGATCAACGTGGAATCTTTGCTCGATGTCCCCGGTTTTTCGCCGGAAGCGGTGGAGAAATTGCGGCCGTTCGTAACGGTGCTGCCGACCACGACGTCGGTGAACATGAATACCGCGACGGCCGAAGTGATTGCGGCGACGGTGCCCGGCATGACGCTTTCGCAGGCGCAGGCGTTTGTCGCGCGCCGCGAGACCGTGTTTTTCCACGATGTCAGCGACGTGACGCTTGCACTGACCGGCGCGGGCGTGAAAACCGCGACCATCGATCCAAACCAGATGGACGTGACCACGAAGTATTTCCTGATCCACGGCCGCGTGCAGCACGAGCGGGCGGAAGTCGACCGGACGACCTTGGTGTATCGCGATCCGGCGACGCATACCACGCGTATTGTTTATGTTCGCGACCAGCTTTGA
- the gspL gene encoding type II secretion system protein GspL, whose product MSTLIVLLPPRDPAVRSEEWHLPELPFLLLDKRNVTQRAGRAALSLLPRASATVLIVAARDLLLTAAQMPPLKGPRLRQALPNVVEDQLIQDPQTCHIAVDPVALASGRRVLAVIDRGWFRFVLEAFANAGHRNVKAVPAMRCLPLHETVADTPNPFVAGILGDVLATAPVLLGGDTLRPSETGASRVEIAIARGEHAALGEGLAIPADAVTSTLSALAGAQPATLYTLRDVPGAEPRLTSVRPAIPGAQPLTFETLARNALANHFDLCQFEFAAQPWRLDRATMRRLKLPVALLAGALVVSMIGINIQWMQLARQRDAINAQMTETLLNTFPKTTVVLDAPDQMSRQLDRLRLVSGQLSPSDFLSLADALARALGPIPVNGIAGLDYHDRRLEVTFKPETKVDPGLQRRLAANGLTGGIDSNTGKWTVRSAQ is encoded by the coding sequence TTGAGCACATTGATCGTCCTACTGCCGCCGCGTGATCCGGCGGTTCGCTCGGAAGAGTGGCATTTGCCGGAGCTGCCGTTTTTGCTGCTCGACAAGCGCAACGTCACGCAGCGGGCCGGCCGAGCCGCGCTTTCGCTGCTGCCGCGTGCAAGCGCGACAGTGCTGATTGTCGCCGCGCGCGACCTGTTGCTGACCGCTGCGCAAATGCCGCCGCTGAAAGGGCCGCGCTTGCGCCAGGCTTTGCCCAACGTGGTCGAGGATCAGTTGATCCAGGATCCGCAGACGTGCCACATTGCCGTCGATCCGGTCGCGCTCGCGAGCGGCCGGCGGGTGCTGGCGGTGATCGATCGCGGCTGGTTCCGCTTTGTGCTCGAGGCGTTTGCGAACGCGGGGCATCGGAACGTGAAAGCCGTGCCGGCCATGCGCTGCCTGCCGCTGCATGAAACTGTCGCCGATACCCCGAATCCGTTCGTCGCGGGTATCTTGGGCGACGTGTTGGCGACCGCCCCAGTTTTGCTAGGCGGCGATACGCTCCGGCCCTCCGAGACCGGCGCGTCGCGTGTCGAGATTGCGATTGCGCGCGGCGAGCATGCGGCGCTGGGCGAAGGTCTGGCCATTCCCGCCGATGCCGTGACGTCCACGCTCAGCGCACTTGCGGGCGCACAGCCGGCAACGCTGTACACCCTTCGCGACGTTCCCGGCGCCGAGCCGCGCCTGACGTCGGTGCGGCCCGCGATTCCCGGCGCGCAGCCGCTGACGTTCGAAACCCTTGCGCGCAACGCGCTCGCGAACCACTTCGACTTGTGCCAGTTCGAATTCGCCGCGCAGCCGTGGCGGCTCGACCGCGCGACCATGCGACGTCTGAAGCTGCCGGTGGCGCTGCTGGCCGGGGCGCTGGTGGTATCGATGATCGGTATCAACATTCAGTGGATGCAGCTCGCCCGGCAACGCGACGCGATCAACGCGCAGATGACCGAAACGCTCCTCAACACGTTCCCGAAAACCACCGTCGTACTCGATGCACCCGACCAGATGTCGCGTCAGCTCGACCGCTTGCGGCTGGTTTCCGGACAACTGTCGCCGTCTGATTTCCTTTCTCTCGCCGATGCCCTCGCCCGCGCGCTTGGGCCCATTCCGGTGAACGGCATTGCGGGGCTCGATTACCACGACAGGCGCCTGGAGGTGACCTTCAAGCCGGAAACCAAGGTCGACCCCGGCTTGCAGAGACGGTTGGCGGCGAACGGGCTGACGGGCGGTATCGACAGCAATACCGGCAAATGGACCGTCAGGAGCGCCCAATGA
- the gspM gene encoding type II secretion system protein GspM translates to MKQAIIDTWGEFWNARTQREKTILMWGGVVAAIALVYLVLWAPAYEGRARLRSTLPAMQLQLAQMTAQANEARSLAGGGQGVTPTGGALRDALAKSLADNNMPPAQVQVVGSGVQIQLKNASFPEWTVWLDNVRKQFKVQVSEAHITALKPDGQVDLTASLQPAQVQ, encoded by the coding sequence ATGAAACAAGCCATCATCGACACCTGGGGCGAGTTCTGGAACGCACGCACCCAGCGCGAAAAAACCATCCTGATGTGGGGCGGCGTGGTGGCGGCCATCGCTCTGGTCTATCTGGTGCTGTGGGCCCCCGCGTATGAAGGCCGTGCGCGGCTGCGCAGCACGCTGCCCGCCATGCAACTCCAGCTCGCGCAGATGACCGCGCAAGCCAACGAGGCGCGCTCGCTGGCAGGCGGCGGGCAGGGCGTCACGCCGACCGGCGGCGCGTTGCGCGACGCGCTGGCAAAGTCTCTCGCCGATAACAACATGCCTCCCGCGCAGGTTCAGGTGGTCGGCTCGGGCGTGCAGATCCAGTTGAAGAACGCGTCGTTCCCGGAGTGGACGGTGTGGCTCGACAACGTCAGGAAGCAGTTCAAGGTGCAGGTCAGCGAAGCGCATATCACGGCGCTGAAACCCGACGGCCAAGTTGATCTGACGGCATCGCTGCAACCGGCTCAGGTGCAATGA
- the gspN gene encoding type II secretion system protein N, whose product MNYGMRRLLAAWPWFVVAGVSVVVTLAVMLPAAWIVPQFAKSTDGHVNLVDPAGSLWKGSATLMLATGGGAAGADGGATLLPGRIEWRTAFWPLFSGHVRMEMRQTDSMPDSVFVDAGLSGSTVSPGAIAVPASLLSGLGAPFNTLNMEGNVQLTWTEWRMLGHNTYGQAIVTLDDMASSVSRVKPLGSYRVVFQAEGQASTINLTTTSKGPLLLSGQGTVSKTSTAFNGVATATPEARENLAGLLNLLGRHTGPDTVELTFVR is encoded by the coding sequence ATGAACTACGGCATGCGGCGGCTTCTCGCGGCGTGGCCGTGGTTCGTGGTGGCGGGGGTCTCGGTGGTCGTGACCTTGGCCGTCATGTTGCCGGCAGCCTGGATCGTGCCGCAATTCGCGAAGTCGACGGACGGCCATGTGAATCTCGTCGATCCGGCCGGTTCGCTCTGGAAGGGCTCGGCCACGCTGATGCTGGCGACTGGCGGCGGTGCGGCCGGTGCCGACGGCGGCGCGACGCTGCTGCCCGGACGCATCGAATGGCGCACGGCTTTCTGGCCCTTGTTCAGCGGCCATGTGCGCATGGAGATGCGCCAGACGGACTCCATGCCCGACTCGGTTTTCGTCGATGCCGGTCTTTCCGGTTCGACGGTCTCACCGGGCGCGATTGCCGTGCCGGCGAGCCTGCTTTCGGGCCTGGGCGCACCGTTCAACACGCTCAACATGGAAGGCAACGTGCAGCTGACCTGGACCGAATGGCGGATGCTTGGACACAACACGTACGGGCAGGCGATTGTGACGCTCGACGACATGGCGTCCAGCGTGTCGCGCGTGAAGCCGCTGGGGTCGTATCGCGTGGTGTTTCAGGCGGAAGGCCAGGCATCGACGATCAACCTGACGACGACGTCGAAGGGGCCGTTGCTGCTGAGCGGACAAGGGACGGTGTCGAAGACATCTACCGCCTTCAACGGCGTGGCGACGGCCACCCCGGAGGCACGCGAAAATCTGGCGGGATTGTTGAACCTGCTCGGACGGCATACGGGACCGGATACCGTCGAGCTGACCTTCGTTCGATAA
- a CDS encoding efflux transporter outer membrane subunit, which yields MPFTRIPAFPRKSVIVLVLALAGCAVGPNYKRPDTAIPASYKEAPEGWKVAQPSDRVDRGNWWAIYNDPQLNDLETRLNTSNQTIAQYAAAYRQSRALVSEARAAYFPTLGLSATGSRARSSSRSSGSVSSGGSIGNNYDLSLDASWEPDLWGTVSRTVGAQRAGEQSAAADLANARLSAQGTLAQTYFQLRSLDAQQKLLDDTVAAYQRTLQLTQNQYAQGTAARSDVIQAQTQLQSAQASAIDNGVARAQYEHAIAVLVGEPASTFSIASSPLDATPPDVPLQLPSAILERRPDIAAAERKAAQANEQIGVAIAAFFPTLTLSATGGFQSSIFSQLLTAPSRFWTLGPDLAATIFDGGLRAAQTEAARASYDSAVATYRQAVLTAFQDVEDNLASQRILANEIGIQQQAVASAQQALAIVTNQYKSGTVGFINVLTAQTTAFLAEQKLANIAGERMVSSVGLIKALGGGWDTEQMDQETGSAAAPVPASGVAVKGSSAALNSAQSSSTVAAANGGTAKE from the coding sequence ATGCCGTTCACCCGAATCCCCGCCTTTCCTCGCAAGTCCGTTATCGTCCTCGTTCTGGCACTAGCCGGTTGTGCTGTCGGTCCGAACTACAAACGCCCCGACACCGCCATTCCCGCATCCTATAAAGAGGCGCCGGAAGGCTGGAAAGTCGCGCAGCCTTCAGACCGGGTGGATCGTGGAAACTGGTGGGCGATTTATAACGACCCGCAGCTGAATGACCTCGAAACGCGGCTGAATACGTCGAATCAGACTATCGCTCAATACGCGGCGGCTTACCGGCAATCCCGAGCGCTGGTCTCGGAAGCGCGCGCGGCGTATTTCCCGACGTTGGGGTTATCGGCGACGGGCTCGCGGGCTCGCTCCTCCAGCCGCTCGAGCGGCTCGGTTTCTAGCGGCGGCTCAATTGGCAACAACTACGATCTTTCCCTCGATGCATCGTGGGAACCGGATCTGTGGGGCACCGTCAGCCGGACCGTCGGCGCGCAGCGCGCCGGTGAGCAAAGCGCCGCAGCCGATCTAGCCAACGCACGGCTCTCAGCGCAGGGCACGCTCGCACAAACCTACTTCCAGTTGCGTTCGCTGGACGCGCAGCAAAAGCTCCTCGACGACACCGTCGCCGCCTATCAGCGCACGCTGCAACTCACGCAGAACCAGTACGCGCAAGGCACGGCCGCCCGCTCGGATGTGATCCAGGCGCAGACGCAATTGCAATCGGCACAAGCGTCGGCTATTGATAATGGCGTCGCCCGCGCGCAATACGAACACGCGATCGCCGTGCTGGTCGGCGAACCTGCGTCCACATTCTCCATCGCTTCATCGCCGCTAGACGCCACGCCGCCAGACGTACCGTTGCAACTGCCGTCTGCCATTCTCGAACGGCGACCGGACATTGCTGCAGCCGAACGCAAGGCGGCGCAGGCGAACGAACAGATTGGCGTGGCAATCGCGGCGTTTTTCCCCACGCTGACGTTGTCGGCAACCGGCGGTTTCCAAAGCTCAATATTCTCGCAATTGCTGACCGCACCGTCGCGCTTCTGGACGCTCGGGCCGGATCTCGCAGCTACCATCTTCGATGGCGGCTTGCGCGCCGCCCAGACCGAAGCGGCACGCGCGTCGTATGACTCGGCCGTGGCGACGTATCGGCAAGCGGTGCTGACGGCGTTCCAGGACGTCGAGGACAACCTGGCGTCGCAGAGAATTCTCGCGAACGAGATCGGGATTCAGCAGCAAGCGGTCGCGTCGGCGCAGCAGGCGCTGGCTATTGTGACCAATCAGTACAAGTCGGGCACGGTCGGGTTCATCAACGTGCTCACCGCGCAGACCACGGCGTTCCTCGCCGAGCAGAAGCTGGCGAATATCGCAGGGGAACGGATGGTGTCGTCGGTGGGATTGATCAAGGCGCTCGGCGGCGGCTGGGACACCGAGCAAATGGATCAGGAAACCGGCAGCGCAGCGGCGCCGGTTCCGGCAAGCGGCGTTGCGGTGAAGGGGTCGAGCGCCGCGTTGAATTCCGCGCAGAGTTCGTCGACGGTTGCGGCAGCGAACGGCGGTACGGCTAAAGAGTAA
- the gshA gene encoding glutamate--cysteine ligase: MANTNFSSPSDSAFLRRLSALTSGPQAAALRRGLRGIERESLRVTPDGTLATTPHPRTFGSALTHPLITTDYSEALIELITPAEHDVARTLEQLDDLHRFAYAHLGSELLWNDSMPGVLPADQDIPIGWYGTSNIGMLKHVYRRGLSLRYGRTMQCIAGIHYNYSLHEDVWRTWAALDNRSAVPVVDFQSERYFALIRNFRRTSWLLMYLFGASPALNQQFLRNRPNTLETFDATTRYLPYATSLRMSDLGYTNNPAQSALLPSYDTLDGYLDVLAKAVSEPYPPYEAMGTQRDGEWVQINTNVLQIENEFYSTIRPKRITQPGERPLHALSSRGVQYIEVRCLDIDPFEPTGISLETTRFMDAYLLYCAIEDSPLLPRAANEEANENFARITKQGRKPGLTLARDGREVPMQGWADSLLDAIEPVAQALDALHGIDEHMSALKAQRARLADVSLTPSARVLDTMREQHQSFNEFALELSAKHAEYFRGRPLSAKAEREMAALAAKSLDDQARIEREEVGSFDAFVGAYRAYTLNRISV; the protein is encoded by the coding sequence ATGGCAAATACGAACTTCTCATCTCCGTCCGACAGCGCCTTCCTGCGCCGCTTATCCGCGCTGACCAGCGGCCCGCAAGCCGCTGCATTGCGCCGGGGGCTGCGCGGCATCGAGAGGGAAAGCCTGCGGGTGACGCCCGACGGCACGCTTGCTACCACGCCGCATCCACGCACATTCGGCTCCGCGCTCACGCATCCGCTCATCACGACCGATTACTCCGAAGCGCTGATCGAATTGATCACGCCGGCCGAGCACGACGTCGCGCGCACGCTCGAGCAACTGGACGACTTGCATCGCTTCGCCTACGCGCATCTCGGCAGCGAATTGCTCTGGAACGACTCCATGCCCGGCGTGCTTCCCGCCGATCAGGACATCCCGATCGGCTGGTATGGCACATCGAATATCGGCATGTTGAAGCACGTGTACCGGCGCGGTTTATCGTTGCGATACGGCCGCACCATGCAATGCATCGCCGGAATTCATTACAACTATTCGCTGCACGAAGACGTGTGGCGCACGTGGGCCGCGCTCGATAACCGCAGCGCCGTGCCAGTTGTCGATTTCCAGTCCGAACGATATTTCGCGCTGATCCGGAATTTTCGCCGGACGAGCTGGCTGCTGATGTATTTGTTCGGCGCATCGCCGGCGCTCAACCAGCAGTTCCTGCGCAACCGCCCGAATACGCTCGAGACCTTTGACGCCACCACGCGCTATCTGCCGTATGCGACCAGTCTGCGGATGAGCGATCTCGGCTACACGAACAATCCGGCGCAATCCGCGCTGCTGCCGAGCTACGACACGCTCGACGGTTACCTCGACGTGCTCGCGAAAGCGGTGAGCGAGCCGTATCCGCCGTACGAAGCCATGGGCACGCAGCGCGACGGCGAATGGGTGCAGATCAACACGAACGTGCTGCAGATCGAGAACGAGTTCTACTCGACCATCCGGCCGAAGCGCATTACGCAACCCGGCGAGCGGCCGTTGCATGCGTTGTCGTCGCGTGGCGTGCAGTACATTGAAGTGCGTTGCCTCGATATCGACCCGTTCGAGCCGACCGGAATTTCGCTGGAGACCACGCGTTTCATGGACGCGTATCTGCTTTATTGCGCGATCGAAGACAGTCCGCTTTTGCCGCGCGCCGCCAACGAGGAAGCCAACGAGAACTTCGCGCGCATCACCAAGCAAGGGCGCAAGCCCGGCCTGACGCTGGCGCGCGATGGCCGCGAAGTCCCCATGCAAGGCTGGGCGGATTCGTTGCTCGACGCTATTGAACCGGTCGCGCAGGCGCTCGACGCGCTGCATGGCATCGATGAACACATGAGCGCCTTGAAGGCCCAGCGCGCACGATTGGCCGATGTCTCGCTGACTCCGTCCGCCCGCGTGCTGGACACCATGCGCGAGCAGCATCAAAGCTTCAACGAATTTGCGCTGGAACTGAGCGCGAAGCATGCCGAATACTTCCGTGGCCGTCCGCTCAGCGCCAAAGCCGAGCGTGAAATGGCGGCGCTTGCCGCAAAGTCACTGGATGATCAGGCAAGAATCGAGCGTGAAGAGGTTGGTTCGTTCGATGCATTCGTCGGCGCTTATCGCGCTTACACGTTGAACCGCATTAGCGTTTGA
- a CDS encoding DNA-3-methyladenine glycosylase → MPQTKPTRIQLPYVEPYDWPRVLRFFAGRATLGVEAVVDGSYHRAIEWLGDSGTLSVTKHASKPCLVATLEGAASRHAKAIGEHLTRMFDLQADAPAIAAHLGRDPWFAPLTQAVPGLRVPGAWSGFELVVRAIVGQQVSVKAASTIVGRLVERAGTPLTDHPHPGTAWRFPTPAALAEVDLEKIGMPGKRVAALQGFAREVAAGALPLDDPHADRAELRTALLAMPGIGPWTVEYVAMRALRDADAWPGTDLILMQALVARDPSMAKAAALRARAEAWRPYRAYAALHVWNEIADQAGSAKGG, encoded by the coding sequence TTGCCCCAAACCAAACCTACCCGCATCCAGCTGCCCTACGTCGAACCCTATGATTGGCCCCGCGTCCTGCGATTTTTCGCGGGACGCGCGACGCTCGGCGTCGAAGCGGTGGTGGACGGTTCGTATCATCGAGCAATTGAGTGGCTCGGCGATTCGGGCACGCTCAGCGTGACCAAACACGCTAGCAAACCTTGTCTCGTCGCGACGCTGGAAGGCGCGGCGAGCCGCCATGCGAAAGCGATTGGCGAGCATTTGACACGCATGTTCGATCTTCAGGCCGACGCGCCCGCTATCGCTGCCCATCTCGGCCGCGACCCGTGGTTCGCGCCGCTGACGCAAGCCGTGCCGGGGTTGCGCGTACCCGGCGCGTGGTCCGGCTTCGAGCTGGTCGTGCGCGCGATAGTCGGCCAGCAGGTCAGCGTAAAAGCGGCATCGACCATTGTGGGAAGGCTCGTCGAACGTGCCGGTACGCCGCTCACCGATCATCCGCACCCCGGCACGGCCTGGCGTTTCCCGACGCCCGCGGCACTGGCCGAGGTCGATCTGGAGAAGATCGGCATGCCGGGCAAACGCGTGGCCGCGTTGCAGGGGTTCGCACGCGAGGTCGCGGCCGGCGCGCTGCCGCTCGACGATCCCCATGCGGACCGAGCCGAACTGCGGACGGCGTTGCTGGCCATGCCGGGTATCGGGCCGTGGACGGTGGAATATGTCGCGATGCGCGCACTACGCGATGCCGACGCGTGGCCCGGCACCGACCTGATCCTGATGCAAGCGCTGGTGGCACGCGATCCGTCGATGGCGAAAGCGGCCGCCCTGCGCGCCCGCGCCGAGGCGTGGCGGCCATATCGCGCGTATGCTGCGCTTCATGTGTGGAACGAGATCGCGGACCAGGCGGGATCGGCGAAAGGCGGGTGA
- the ada gene encoding bifunctional DNA-binding transcriptional regulator/O6-methylguanine-DNA methyltransferase Ada — protein sequence MKTEHSTATLSNDETRWNALLSRDPSADGEFFYAVRTTGVFCRPSCASRQPRRENVEFFNTPQQAEAAGYRACKRCQPGSLSRELAIVERACKVLDADPQQRVTLAELSRAVHVSPFHLQRLFSRVVGVSPRQYQAARRADTLRGALQRGDDVTRAMHDAGFGSTSRMYDAAPAELGMTPSTYRRKGAGLVVHFATAQTALGIVLVAATAKGICKIAFGDNPAALEAELAQELSDAERIEDKARLAPFIVQIDAYLRGTREHFDLPLDISATAFQQRVWDALQRIPYGQTRSYTDIAETLGSPRAVRAVANACASNPVALAIPCHRVVHKDGALAGYRWGTARKVALLSAEKEHRVAAPLETVDAGDLG from the coding sequence ATGAAAACCGAACACAGTACCGCCACTCTTTCCAACGATGAAACCCGTTGGAACGCCCTGTTGAGCCGCGATCCGAGCGCCGACGGCGAATTCTTCTACGCCGTTCGCACGACCGGCGTGTTCTGCCGCCCATCGTGCGCATCGCGGCAGCCGCGGCGTGAAAACGTCGAATTCTTCAATACCCCGCAGCAAGCCGAAGCCGCCGGTTATCGGGCGTGCAAGCGGTGTCAGCCGGGTAGTCTGTCGCGCGAACTGGCCATTGTGGAGCGGGCGTGCAAGGTGCTCGACGCCGATCCGCAACAACGCGTCACGCTCGCGGAATTGAGCCGCGCCGTGCATGTCAGTCCGTTTCATTTGCAGCGGCTGTTTTCACGTGTTGTTGGCGTGTCGCCACGGCAATATCAGGCCGCCCGTCGCGCGGATACACTGCGCGGTGCGCTCCAACGTGGCGACGACGTGACGCGTGCCATGCACGACGCCGGCTTCGGTTCGACATCGCGGATGTATGACGCCGCGCCCGCCGAGCTGGGGATGACGCCATCGACGTATCGACGCAAGGGAGCCGGGTTAGTCGTGCATTTCGCGACCGCGCAGACGGCGCTTGGGATCGTGCTGGTCGCGGCAACGGCAAAGGGCATCTGCAAGATCGCTTTCGGCGATAACCCGGCCGCGCTCGAAGCCGAACTGGCGCAAGAGTTGTCGGACGCCGAACGGATCGAGGATAAGGCGCGGCTCGCACCGTTTATCGTGCAGATTGACGCCTATCTGCGCGGCACGCGTGAGCACTTCGACCTGCCGCTCGATATCAGCGCGACGGCATTTCAGCAGCGCGTATGGGATGCGTTACAGAGGATTCCATACGGCCAGACGCGCAGTTATACCGATATCGCCGAAACGCTTGGCTCGCCGCGGGCGGTGCGGGCGGTGGCGAATGCGTGCGCGTCGAACCCGGTGGCGCTCGCTATTCCGTGTCATCGCGTGGTGCATAAGGATGGCGCGCTGGCGGGGTATCGATGGGGAACCGCGCGCAAGGTCGCGTTGTTATCGGCGGAAAAGGAGCATCGGGTGGCAGCGCCGCTTGAAACCGTCGACGCGGGGGATCTGGGTTGA
- a CDS encoding VOC family protein, whose product MQIPIREIDHVVIRCANLDAMVGFYKTVLGCPVEKEQRELGLVQMRAGRSLIDLLAVGAKIDRPESGTPGAGNNMDHLCLRVEPFDSAALRAHLLENGVRLGEEARRYGAEGFGPSLYFFDLEGNLVELKGPPEA is encoded by the coding sequence ATGCAAATACCTATCCGCGAAATTGATCATGTTGTGATTCGCTGTGCCAACCTTGACGCCATGGTCGGCTTTTACAAGACGGTGCTGGGCTGTCCGGTAGAGAAGGAACAGCGTGAGCTTGGGCTGGTGCAGATGCGCGCGGGACGCTCGCTGATCGATCTGCTGGCGGTGGGCGCGAAGATCGATCGGCCCGAAAGCGGTACGCCGGGCGCGGGCAACAACATGGATCACCTGTGCCTTCGCGTGGAACCGTTCGATTCCGCCGCGTTGCGTGCCCATCTGCTTGAGAACGGCGTGCGTCTAGGGGAAGAAGCCCGGCGGTACGGGGCTGAAGGCTTCGGCCCGTCGCTATATTTCTTCGATCTGGAAGGCAATCTCGTTGAACTGAAAGGGCCGCCGGAAGCCTGA